The proteins below are encoded in one region of Sphingobacterium sp. R2:
- the gmd gene encoding GDP-mannose 4,6-dehydratase: protein MAKQHTKTALITGITGQDGAYLAEFLLKKGYKVHGLKRRSSLFNTDRIDHLYQDPHLDNRNFTLHFGDLTDSTNLIRIIQETQPDEIYNLAAQSHVKVSFDTPEYTANADGIGTLRILEAVRLLGMIEKTRIYQASTSELYGLVQAVPQSETTPFYPRSPYAVAKMYGYWITVNYREAYKMYACNGILFNHESPVRGETFVTRKITRAVAKIALGLQDKLYLGNLSAQRDWGHAKDYVEAMWLILQQETPEDFVIATGVTTTVREFVRMAFAELGIEIEFSGKGEQEKGVIIDIDEERLLQLNIDQSVIKFGQTVVKVDPTYYRPTEVDLLIGDPTKANTKLGWKPKYDLQMLVTDMVQSDLHLMRKEEYLKKGGFETLNYFE from the coding sequence ATGGCTAAACAACACACCAAAACTGCTTTAATAACGGGTATAACAGGACAAGATGGTGCCTATCTAGCAGAATTCTTATTAAAAAAGGGGTACAAAGTGCACGGTTTAAAACGTCGAAGTTCTTTGTTTAATACAGATCGTATTGACCACCTTTATCAAGATCCTCATCTTGACAATAGAAATTTTACTTTGCATTTTGGCGATTTGACTGATTCAACCAATTTAATTCGTATTATACAAGAAACACAACCGGATGAGATCTATAATCTTGCTGCACAGTCTCACGTAAAAGTTAGTTTTGACACCCCAGAATATACGGCAAATGCAGATGGTATCGGTACATTACGTATTCTTGAAGCGGTTAGGCTATTGGGAATGATTGAGAAAACCCGGATTTATCAGGCGTCTACTTCTGAGCTTTATGGTTTGGTGCAAGCGGTTCCACAAAGCGAAACAACACCTTTTTATCCCCGTAGTCCTTATGCTGTCGCCAAAATGTATGGTTATTGGATTACTGTAAATTACCGCGAAGCTTATAAGATGTATGCCTGTAACGGTATTTTGTTTAATCATGAGAGCCCTGTAAGGGGAGAAACCTTCGTGACACGTAAAATCACCAGAGCCGTTGCAAAGATAGCTCTTGGACTTCAGGATAAGCTATACCTTGGTAATCTGTCTGCGCAGCGCGACTGGGGGCATGCGAAGGATTATGTGGAAGCGATGTGGTTGATTCTTCAACAGGAAACACCGGAAGATTTTGTAATAGCCACAGGTGTGACCACTACCGTTAGAGAGTTTGTACGGATGGCTTTTGCTGAATTGGGTATTGAGATTGAATTTAGTGGAAAAGGAGAACAAGAAAAGGGGGTTATTATTGATATTGATGAAGAGCGTTTGCTGCAGTTGAATATCGATCAGTCAGTGATTAAATTTGGTCAGACTGTTGTCAAAGTTGATCCTACATATTATAGGCCGACTGAGGTCGACTTACTTATTGGTGATCCCACAAAAGCAAATACAAAACTCGGATGGAAGCCAAAATATGATCTCCAAATGCTGGTAACAGATATGGTACAATCTGATCTTCACTTGATGAGGAAGGAAGAATACTTGAAAAAAGGAGGATTTGAAACTTTAAATTATTTTGAATAA
- a CDS encoding lysylphosphatidylglycerol synthase domain-containing protein: MTGIQKKYVSLLLKILVFALATWYIVVKVSDKSNIEKFKTLIAGLEQHSVAWTLVLIVVLMLVNWLLEVVKWRYLASKLENISFWRAFQSVFCGLSWAIFTPNRIGEYGGRVLFLQPQHRAKGAVAMGVGLFAQLVLTSVAGALSIAWFVCKFLLPPLSVQFGVWLLAIIYAAGFVILYFNVKWIDLLVGKIKFLTRIKPFFEVLEHYSMSELSIVLLNSLARFIIFTSQYIILMKLTLPELPLLSMILMIFILFFVQAALPTLDIFDFSVRSFVASNLYSYITTQEIAVMAIVSCIWFVNLILPAVFGSIFVFKINFFGDTNT; the protein is encoded by the coding sequence TTGACTGGAATACAAAAAAAATACGTCAGTCTTTTATTGAAGATATTGGTGTTCGCCTTAGCGACCTGGTATATCGTCGTGAAAGTATCTGATAAAAGCAATATTGAGAAGTTTAAGACACTAATTGCCGGATTGGAACAGCATTCTGTTGCATGGACGCTTGTCCTGATCGTAGTATTAATGCTCGTCAATTGGTTGCTTGAGGTAGTAAAATGGCGATACCTCGCATCTAAATTGGAAAATATTTCTTTTTGGAGGGCCTTTCAATCTGTTTTTTGCGGACTCTCATGGGCCATTTTCACACCTAATAGGATTGGAGAGTACGGCGGGAGGGTACTTTTTTTACAACCTCAGCATAGGGCTAAGGGCGCTGTGGCGATGGGAGTAGGATTATTTGCGCAATTGGTTTTGACAAGCGTTGCAGGCGCGTTGAGTATTGCTTGGTTTGTCTGTAAATTTCTTTTGCCCCCTCTATCGGTGCAATTTGGCGTATGGCTGCTCGCTATTATCTATGCTGCTGGATTTGTCATATTATATTTCAACGTAAAATGGATTGACTTGTTGGTCGGTAAAATAAAGTTTTTGACCCGGATTAAACCCTTTTTTGAAGTATTGGAGCATTATTCAATGTCTGAACTCAGTATTGTTCTTTTAAATTCCTTAGCACGATTTATCATTTTTACCTCTCAGTATATCATCTTAATGAAGCTTACATTGCCTGAACTGCCGCTATTATCGATGATTCTGATGATTTTTATCCTGTTTTTTGTCCAGGCCGCCTTACCAACATTGGATATTTTTGATTTCAGTGTAAGAAGTTTTGTGGCAAGTAATCTTTATAGTTATATCACGACACAGGAAATAGCTGTTATGGCTATTGTTTCCTGTATTTGGTTTGTGAATTTGATTCTTCCGGCAGTATTTGGTTCTATTTTTGTTTTTAAGATTAATTTTTTCGGTGATACAAATACTTAA
- a CDS encoding alpha/beta hydrolase family protein: protein MRKILYLFIIFFHFSCSHAQTFDGSWKGEVEVSGQKLLLVFNLQQDSTGKWNGTFESPMQTSQKFAISEIRIQHDSIWMDVKNIGLAYAGFLDRDKDVMKGGMKQGTFKSAMILVRSENEQSGLSRKQDVFPPYNYMEEEVSFKNNKGNSFLTGSLTYPKGKGPFPAVVLVNGSGQQNRDSEMFGHRPFKVLADHLTKNGFAVLRYDDREIGGSKGEVNLATTIDFASDANAAVDFLSKKNIVDVDKIGMIGHSEGALIAEIVASENDNVKYIALLSGPVLKGDSLLILQSYALGKAGGLSEAALTINKANNRKLYTILMRDEPPKVLAEILEKELVRQNNNNPLTPDMRIKLSPMMSPWFRTFLSIDPAYYLKQLKVPIFASFGGKDVQVPANENIYSLQRLRLNTTDVTIKDYPNLNHLFQSTQTGKIEEYFENSESFNEQLMDDLTKWLQMKTK from the coding sequence ATGAGAAAAATTTTATACTTATTTATCATTTTTTTCCACTTTTCATGTTCTCATGCGCAGACATTTGATGGATCCTGGAAGGGTGAGGTTGAGGTGTCAGGTCAGAAGTTGCTACTGGTATTCAATCTACAGCAAGATAGCACAGGGAAATGGAATGGAACCTTTGAAAGTCCAATGCAAACTTCACAAAAATTTGCAATAAGCGAAATACGGATCCAACATGATTCTATTTGGATGGATGTGAAAAATATCGGTTTAGCTTATGCAGGTTTTTTGGATCGGGACAAAGATGTGATGAAAGGCGGCATGAAGCAGGGAACTTTTAAATCTGCGATGATTCTGGTTAGGAGCGAAAATGAACAAAGTGGACTGTCTCGTAAGCAGGATGTTTTTCCTCCTTATAACTATATGGAAGAGGAAGTATCATTTAAAAATAACAAAGGTAATTCCTTTTTAACTGGATCCTTAACCTATCCAAAGGGTAAGGGGCCATTTCCTGCAGTAGTATTGGTCAATGGTAGTGGACAACAGAATAGAGATTCTGAAATGTTTGGCCACCGACCATTTAAGGTTCTCGCTGACCATCTTACTAAAAATGGTTTTGCGGTATTGCGTTATGATGACCGTGAAATCGGAGGATCGAAAGGAGAAGTGAATTTAGCGACAACGATCGATTTTGCTTCTGATGCAAATGCTGCAGTTGATTTTTTGAGCAAAAAGAACATCGTTGACGTTGATAAAATCGGGATGATTGGCCATAGCGAGGGTGCTTTAATTGCCGAAATAGTCGCATCCGAGAATGATAATGTAAAGTATATTGCACTTCTATCTGGACCGGTATTAAAAGGAGACTCATTATTAATCTTACAGAGTTATGCTTTAGGGAAGGCGGGTGGCTTGTCAGAAGCTGCATTAACGATTAATAAAGCAAACAACAGAAAATTATATACTATTTTAATGAGGGATGAACCACCAAAGGTTTTGGCTGAAATTTTGGAAAAGGAACTTGTTCGTCAAAATAACAACAATCCACTGACTCCCGATATGAGAATTAAGCTCAGTCCGATGATGAGTCCTTGGTTTAGGACTTTTCTCAGCATTGATCCGGCTTATTATCTGAAGCAGCTGAAAGTACCTATTTTTGCTTCTTTTGGCGGGAAAGATGTTCAGGTACCTGCAAATGAAAATATTTATAGCCTTCAGCGTCTTCGCCTAAATACAACAGATGTGACAATTAAAGATTATCCAAACTTAAACCACCTTTTTCAAAGTACTCAAACAGGTAAAATCGAAGAATACTTTGAGAATTCAGAAAGTTTTAATGAGCAACTGATGGATGATTTAACGAAGTGGCTTCAGATGAAGACCAAGTAG
- a CDS encoding SDR family oxidoreductase, which produces MANIIITGASSGVGFEAVLDLTSKKDNNVIALARSADKLRKLHEIAGQLNFDGGALYPAQFDIVYDDYATLVPFIQSKFDKVDILINNAGALIYKPFMETDGQDFAEMLQTNVMGHVNMIQHVVPMMHAGSHIVNISSMGGFQGSMKFSGLSAYSASKGALSVLTECLAEEFKEKGIKVNCLALGSSQTEMFEAAFPGVEAGTLAFEMGRYIADFAQNGHRYFNGKILPVANTTP; this is translated from the coding sequence ATGGCAAATATTATTATTACAGGAGCCAGCAGTGGTGTTGGATTTGAAGCGGTATTGGATTTGACCTCTAAAAAGGACAACAACGTAATTGCATTGGCCAGATCAGCGGACAAACTAAGAAAGCTTCACGAAATTGCAGGCCAACTCAATTTTGACGGCGGAGCGTTGTATCCCGCCCAATTTGATATTGTCTACGACGACTATGCTACGTTAGTGCCCTTCATTCAGTCAAAATTTGATAAGGTTGATATTTTGATCAACAATGCGGGTGCACTTATCTATAAGCCATTTATGGAAACTGATGGACAAGATTTTGCTGAAATGTTACAGACCAATGTAATGGGGCACGTTAATATGATACAGCATGTTGTTCCCATGATGCACGCAGGATCACATATTGTAAATATCAGCAGCATGGGCGGTTTTCAAGGATCAATGAAGTTTTCTGGCCTTTCAGCATATTCAGCCAGTAAAGGAGCCTTATCGGTACTTACAGAGTGTTTGGCTGAAGAATTTAAGGAAAAGGGAATTAAGGTGAACTGTTTAGCGTTGGGATCTTCACAGACTGAAATGTTTGAAGCCGCTTTTCCTGGTGTTGAAGCCGGTACATTGGCCTTCGAAATGGGACGCTATATAGCGGATTTCGCTCAAAATGGACACCGCTATTTTAATGGAAAAATACTTCCTGTAGCAAATACAACACCTTAA
- a CDS encoding glycosyltransferase — protein sequence MIQILNYLLISFACIYAILVLWMRRGWTLIPVPSNLNQPTKAISVIIAARNEELNIARTIDCILAQNYPAALLELIIIDDHSDDNTSLIVKKYAGKGVRLIQLNENGRLNSYKKLAISRAIACCKGEIIITTDADCRMGPNWLATVVGSFEKEKAYLQSSPVVYSEEKVFFERLQTLEFLYLIGLGAAGIGNKKPTTCNGANLAYRKDIFEQMGGFKGIDELASGDDELFLHKVAEQYPDKITFCKSKDAIVYTDAKPDLKSFISQRRRWASKSTKYKNKGVIALGISIWFFNLLILVALVLAFFCVNFVAWVVLFALLLKMIVEWLFIRPLTVFASRKELLWYLPLLSLAHIFYLTYIGILGNVGKYDWKGRQVK from the coding sequence GTGATACAAATACTTAACTATTTATTGATCAGTTTTGCCTGCATTTACGCAATTCTGGTTTTATGGATGCGTAGAGGCTGGACTTTAATCCCAGTACCCAGCAATCTTAATCAGCCAACAAAAGCGATTTCTGTGATCATTGCTGCACGGAATGAGGAGCTCAACATAGCCCGTACCATCGACTGCATTTTGGCCCAGAATTATCCGGCAGCACTCTTGGAACTTATTATTATTGACGACCATTCAGACGACAATACATCGTTGATTGTGAAGAAATATGCTGGAAAAGGGGTTAGGCTAATTCAATTGAATGAAAATGGACGTTTAAATTCATACAAAAAACTGGCAATCTCAAGGGCTATAGCATGCTGTAAGGGCGAGATTATTATAACCACTGACGCAGACTGCCGTATGGGACCAAATTGGTTAGCGACGGTGGTAGGTTCATTCGAAAAAGAAAAGGCCTATTTACAATCTTCTCCAGTGGTATACTCAGAAGAAAAGGTTTTTTTTGAACGACTCCAAACCTTGGAATTCCTTTACTTGATAGGCCTTGGCGCTGCGGGTATTGGAAATAAGAAACCAACAACTTGTAATGGGGCAAATCTGGCGTATCGGAAAGATATTTTTGAACAGATGGGCGGATTTAAAGGAATCGACGAGCTTGCCTCGGGAGATGATGAACTTTTTTTACATAAAGTCGCAGAACAGTATCCCGATAAAATAACGTTTTGCAAATCAAAAGATGCTATTGTTTATACAGATGCCAAACCAGATTTAAAGTCATTTATCAGTCAGCGCCGACGCTGGGCTTCAAAAAGTACCAAATATAAAAATAAAGGTGTGATTGCCCTGGGTATTTCCATTTGGTTTTTTAATTTATTGATCTTAGTTGCTTTGGTTCTCGCTTTTTTTTGCGTAAATTTCGTTGCCTGGGTCGTACTTTTTGCATTGCTATTAAAGATGATCGTCGAATGGCTTTTTATTCGGCCTTTAACTGTATTCGCCAGCAGAAAAGAACTTTTATGGTATCTTCCTTTACTGAGCTTAGCGCACATCTTTTACCTAACTTATATCGGAATATTAGGGAATGTTGGGAAGTATGACTGGAAAGGTCGACAGGTCAAATAA
- a CDS encoding lipocalin family protein, with protein MNRFVLSLATVFATVTLFSCGAQKQGTSTGNPSSNTSAASGPSASDWKSAVKGTWTLNTIDRENLPSSFTIKSVFEEAPAECFVGSTWNFIGNGKGSITFNAQGTLCAPGASREIFWSIYNPGKGLGEPQFQFKKIYAGDKAKNVTTGYRLDLSYSDGNKLVMRMPLTVANGEAYLVFNFTRAN; from the coding sequence ATGAATCGATTCGTTTTATCATTAGCAACTGTTTTTGCTACCGTGACCTTATTTTCTTGTGGAGCACAAAAGCAAGGTACATCCACTGGAAATCCTTCTTCCAATACGAGTGCAGCTTCTGGTCCAAGCGCTTCTGATTGGAAATCTGCCGTTAAAGGAACTTGGACATTGAATACAATCGATAGAGAGAATTTGCCATCTTCATTCACAATCAAAAGTGTTTTTGAAGAGGCGCCTGCAGAATGTTTTGTAGGCAGTACATGGAACTTTATAGGAAATGGTAAGGGGTCAATTACCTTTAATGCTCAGGGAACGCTGTGCGCTCCAGGTGCATCACGTGAGATCTTTTGGTCGATCTATAATCCTGGAAAAGGTCTGGGAGAACCTCAGTTTCAGTTTAAAAAAATCTATGCAGGAGACAAAGCGAAGAATGTAACGACAGGTTATCGTTTGGATTTATCTTATTCGGATGGGAATAAATTAGTTATGCGTATGCCGTTGACCGTTGCTAATGGAGAGGCGTATTTAGTCTTTAATTTCACGCGCGCTAATTAA
- a CDS encoding lysophospholipid acyltransferase family protein has translation MKKFLGYFLSIIFWFCFGLSLIIFHPIQWLCLKLGGYNAHKKSVDLLNACLVASYYTLFNRVTFIDNENIPTGQPVVFVANHQSTFDIPPMIYFLRRFHGKFISKIELASGIPSISFNLKHGGAANIDRNDPKQSIAEILKLANNMKTKNWSAFIFPEGTRSKTGKMKAFHVGGIATLLKKNPKALVVPVAITGSYEMVQYGMYPLTPFLHMTWEVLNPLDTEGKTIEEIVKSAEEAIRLKVEK, from the coding sequence ATGAAGAAGTTTTTAGGCTATTTCCTATCTATAATATTTTGGTTCTGTTTTGGTTTATCCTTGATTATCTTCCACCCCATACAGTGGCTATGTTTGAAGCTTGGAGGATACAATGCCCACAAAAAGAGTGTAGATCTATTAAATGCCTGTCTTGTCGCGTCCTATTACACACTATTTAATCGCGTGACATTTATTGACAATGAAAATATTCCAACTGGACAGCCCGTTGTGTTTGTAGCAAACCACCAGAGTACGTTTGATATCCCCCCAATGATCTATTTCTTACGCAGATTTCATGGGAAGTTTATTTCCAAAATAGAACTTGCTAGTGGTATACCGAGTATATCTTTTAACTTAAAACATGGCGGCGCCGCAAATATCGATCGCAACGATCCCAAACAATCTATTGCCGAGATACTGAAACTCGCCAACAACATGAAAACAAAAAATTGGTCTGCATTTATTTTTCCAGAAGGAACAAGATCGAAAACTGGTAAAATGAAGGCGTTCCATGTGGGTGGAATTGCTACATTATTAAAGAAAAATCCAAAGGCACTCGTTGTTCCGGTTGCCATCACCGGGTCCTACGAAATGGTACAGTATGGAATGTACCCCCTGACACCGTTTCTACATATGACTTGGGAGGTACTTAATCCCTTAGATACAGAAGGTAAGACAATTGAGGAAATCGTAAAATCAGCTGAAGAAGCCATAAGATTGAAGGTCGAAAAATAG
- a CDS encoding lysylphosphatidylglycerol synthase transmembrane domain-containing protein: MDRKKGLKIAKNIAKVVVTVGALYWVFSKVSVKDLKEAIIHSNPLYLFFALVAYSISIFISSSRLLTFLKAIGLDVTEKYNLKLYQLGLFYNLILPGGVGGDGYKIFFLRKRFNIKGRKLFTALFLDRLSGLWALCLIIAALVTYMPQLGIPNYLTIILFILGSILYYFIVTKFFKEYKSTFLKAHLKAIGVQSMQVIAAILILYALGFSGKFSPYLFLFLASSLVSIIPFSVGGLGMRELVIMWGAGIFHVDSHNAVLITLLFYIISALVALSGIYYIFHPKAIGEDKLPTVEEVEQSQKLEE; the protein is encoded by the coding sequence ATGGATAGAAAAAAAGGGCTCAAAATAGCCAAAAATATAGCAAAGGTTGTTGTTACGGTGGGCGCCTTATATTGGGTATTCAGCAAGGTATCGGTAAAAGACCTCAAAGAAGCCATCATCCATTCCAACCCACTTTACCTATTCTTTGCTTTAGTCGCGTATAGTATCTCTATTTTTATTTCTTCTTCGCGCTTATTAACATTTTTAAAAGCAATCGGCCTGGATGTCACCGAAAAATATAACTTAAAATTGTATCAACTTGGTTTATTTTATAACCTTATCCTACCTGGTGGTGTGGGCGGAGATGGGTACAAGATATTCTTCCTCAGGAAACGATTTAATATTAAAGGAAGAAAATTATTCACGGCTCTATTTTTAGACAGATTAAGCGGTTTATGGGCATTATGCCTTATTATTGCAGCACTGGTTACCTATATGCCACAGCTGGGAATTCCAAACTATCTGACCATTATTTTATTTATTTTAGGGAGCATTCTCTATTATTTTATTGTCACCAAGTTCTTTAAGGAATACAAATCAACATTTTTAAAAGCTCATTTAAAAGCCATCGGCGTACAGTCGATGCAAGTGATCGCAGCAATCCTCATTCTTTATGCTTTAGGTTTTAGCGGCAAATTCTCCCCTTACCTGTTTTTATTTCTGGCATCTTCGCTCGTTTCAATCATTCCCTTTTCCGTTGGAGGCTTAGGCATGCGCGAACTTGTAATTATGTGGGGAGCGGGTATCTTTCATGTCGACTCACACAATGCGGTTTTAATCACATTGTTATTTTATATTATTTCTGCTCTCGTTGCGCTTTCGGGGATTTACTATATCTTCCATCCCAAAGCCATCGGAGAAGACAAATTGCCTACTGTCGAAGAAGTTGAACAAAGTCAAAAACTAGAAGAATAA
- a CDS encoding DUF2089 family protein — translation MKKIPSDCPCCEAKLKVSKLVCDACETEVVGKFSLPLLMQLTVEEQEFVMNFLKHSGSLKEMANQMGKSYPTVRNILDDLIYKLKSLTSTMA, via the coding sequence ATGAAAAAGATACCCAGTGATTGTCCCTGTTGTGAAGCGAAGTTAAAGGTTTCTAAATTGGTTTGTGACGCCTGTGAGACTGAAGTAGTTGGTAAATTTTCGTTACCCTTACTCATGCAGCTCACTGTCGAAGAACAGGAATTTGTCATGAACTTTTTGAAGCATTCGGGAAGTTTAAAGGAAATGGCCAATCAGATGGGAAAATCCTATCCGACAGTGCGTAATATTCTCGATGATCTGATCTATAAATTGAAATCTCTTACAAGTACAATGGCCTAG